A stretch of the Kazachstania africana CBS 2517 chromosome 12, complete genome genome encodes the following:
- the IRC5 gene encoding putative ATPase (similar to Saccharomyces cerevisiae YFR038W; ancestral locus Anc_7.205), which produces MTTAERVTRLSRSRSKGAINYKERNETDFSPDIGLSDEDESVINDEVAPIWLQDDIRSDSDVDLESEEDELDGNLKNYRNLIREKNEQDSDSGDSDLDEEDSNTVSLKLKQLDEFVKQSQVYSSIIADTLLKRSSELANESTDTTTLEDAQPKKKQKTNKKKKSIMDFFKKDDGTSKTEKNTSSTPSQQTIAKEQPSLLKNCILKPYQLEGLDWLITLYENGLNGILADDMGLGKTIQSIALLAFIYEMDTKGPFLIAAPLSTVDNWMNEFARFAPDIPVLKYYHQSGAKERAKLLRKFFKQTNGAGVVITSYEIIMRDADYIISKHWNFLIVDEGHRLKNVNSKLIRELKRINTSNRLLLTGTPLQNNLAELWSLLNFIMPDIFSDFEIFNKWFDFKDLELQSSSKKLTKVINDELEKNLITNLHTILKPFLLRRLKKIVLADILPPKREYIVNCPMTKIQQKFYKNALSSKLKMTVFKEMIKQFFTLNTGQIGRVSNKSIREFIDYKLKEKSDEQVPEASEVLKNMDVLYNQHLHAEITNIRLQNMMMQLRQIVDSTYLFYFPFLEPDDLTLEMLLNTSGKLQTLQKLVVPLVDKGHKVLIFSQFVDMLDLLEDWCELNSINSFRIDGSVDNPTRKERIEQFNEKGDNHNIFLLSTRAAGLGINLTAGDTVVLFDSDWNPQVDLQAMDRCHRIGQDKPVIVYRLCCDNTIEHVILTRAANKRRLERLVIQMGRFNSLKKLALNEGSFLKQNTGIMAKTTNKQLVEELSQLLAIGQSSIGFTKPVNDVENVLTNEEVKELTDRSLKAYKPDRNIDLPHVKLFETTSGLN; this is translated from the coding sequence ATGACTACTGCAGAACGGGTAACGAGATTGTCACGGAGCAGAAGTAAAGGAGCAATCAattataaagaaagaaatgaaacTGATTTTTCTCCTGATATAGGTTTatctgatgaagatgaatctGTAATTAATGATGAAGTGGCCCCCATTTGGCTACAAGATGATATTAGGAGTGATTCTGACGTCGATTTAGAGTCGGAGGAGGACGAACTCGatggaaatttgaaaaattatagGAATTTGATCCGAGAAAAGAATGAACAGGATTCTGATAGCGGCGATAGTGATctagatgaagaagatagtAACAcagtttctttgaaattgaaacaattGGATGAGTTTGTTAAACAGAGTCAAGTTTATTCAAGTATCATTGCTGAcactttattgaaaagaagcTCTGAATTGGCAAATGAGAGCACTGACACCACCACTTTGGAAGATGCTCAGCCCAAGAAAAAGCAAAAGacaaacaaaaagaagaaatctataatggattttttcaaaaaagatgaTGGTACCTctaaaactgaaaaaaataccaGTTCTACTCCGTCGCAACAGACAATTGCGAAGGAGCAACcttctttattgaaaaattgtattcTAAAACCTTATCAATTGGAAGGGCTTGATTGGCTGATCACGTTGTATGAGAATGGGTTGAATGGGATTCTTGCAGATGATATGGGTCTGGGAAAGACCATTCAAAGTATCGCATTATTGGCGTTCATCTACGAGATGGATACAAAGGGACCTTTCCTAATTGCCGCTCCCCTTAGTACTGTGGATAACTGGATGAACGAATTTGCAAGATTTGCTCCAGATATCCCAGTCTTGAAGTATTACCATCAGAGTGGGGCTAAAGAACGTGCAAAATTGcttagaaaatttttcaaacaaaCTAACGGTGCTGGTGTGGTTATCACCTCTTATGAAATTATTATGAGAGATGCAGATTATATTATCTCGAAGCATTGGAACTTCTTAATTGTAGATGAAGGTCATCGTTTGAAAAATGTGAATAGCAAATTAATTCGTGAATTAAAACGTATAAACACATCAAATAGACTATTGCTGACGGGAACACCATTACAAAACAATTTAGCAGAGCTTTGGTCACTGttaaatttcattatgCCTGATATCTTCTCTgatttcgaaatttttaataaatggtttgatttcaaagatCTCGAATTGCAGAGTagttcaaagaaattaacaAAAGTGATTAATgatgaattggaaaaaaatttaatcaCTAATTTACACACAATTTTAAAACCTTTTCTTTTACgaagattgaaaaagatagTGCTGGCAGATATTCTACCACCGAAGAGAGAATACATTGTAAATTGTCCCATGACAAAAATTCAGCAAAagttttacaaaaatgCCTTATCaagtaaattgaaaatgacggtgttcaaagaaatgattaaacaatttttcacaTTAAACACTGGACAAATAGGTCGCGTTTCAAACAAATCAATTAGAGAATTTATAGACtataaattaaaagaaaaaagcgATGAACAAGTTCCTGAAGCTAGCGAAGtactgaaaaatatggatGTTTTATACAACCAACATCTTCATGCagaaattacaaatatACGACTGcaaaatatgatgatgCAATTACGTCAAATCGTCGATTCAACTTATCTATTTTATTTCCCCTTTTTAGAGCCCGATGATCTGACGCTAGAAATGTTATTAAATACCTCTGGGAAATTACAGACCTTACAAAAACTTGTCGTGCCGTTAGTTGACAAAGGACACAAAGTTTTAATTTTCTCGCAATTTGTAGATATGTTAGACCTACTAGAAGACTGGTGTGaattaaattcaataaattctttcaGGATCGATGGCTCTGTCGATAACCCTACTAGAAAGGAAAGAATTGaacaattcaatgaaaaaggAGATAATCACAacattttcttattatcaACGAGGGCTGCAGGTCTAGGTATCAATCTAACAGCAGGCGATACAGTTGTGTTATTTGACAGTGACTGGAATCCTCAAGTGGACTTGCAAGCCATGGATCGTTGTCACAGAATTGGGCAAGACAAGCCTGTCATTGTGTATCGTTTATGTTGTGATAACACCATTGAACACGTTATTTTAACCAGAGCTGCAAACAAGAGGAGACTAGAAAGACTGGTGATCCAAATGGGGCGGTTCAactctttgaaaaagttagCCCTCAACGAAGGTTCTTTCTTGAAGCAAAATACAGGAATAATGGCTAAAACTACGAACAAACAACTGGTGGAAGAATTGTCACAGTTATTAGCTATTGGACAGTCCAGCATCGGTTTTACGAAACCTGTAAATGATGTAGAAAATGTACTAACGAATGAAGAGGTTAAAGAGCTCACTGACAGGTCACTAAAAGCATACAAACCAGATAGAAATATTGATTTACCCCACGTAAAGTTGTTTGAAACAACCTCAGGACTGAACTAA
- the RSC8 gene encoding Rsc8p (similar to Saccharomyces cerevisiae RSC8 (YFR037C); ancestral locus Anc_7.204) — protein MNGQLGSDMGEQVDSTAATTPAEAGTPSVEPSMEQSEQPVSVTAGTAGIGGSAAPKVVNYEEEAQKLEDKALRFLAKQTHPVIIPSFTSWFDISEVHEIERRSLPDFFDDSSRFKSPKSYKDTRNFMINTYRLSPYEYLTITAARRNIAMDIASIVKIHSFLEKWGLINYQIDPRSKPSLIGPSFTGHFQVILDTPQGLKPFIPNDSIRVDSTEQDTTQLEPGVKSESKVFPINLSLRKSLYDSTNDFNALQSQNKKNSRQIQKTFVCHTCGNDTMYVRYHNLRARDANVCSKCFQEGHFGANFQASDFIRLENSNLSNKKQWSDQELLLLLEGIEMYEDQWEKIVEHVGTNKSLEDCVEKFLTLPIEDKYINDIVKSEDKSIVKKESGIDSLKTSISPVKAVEMTIQALLNGSHECVLKDSIPESAKSSAAKYILQTQSIAQELVKLTIEKLDSKLEKLNKLEESLEIEKIKYVTESEKLLTDRISMNKQITEINNELSGLNISKKIILASEQVDSGIKLVEKDSMNEEDGNTELKQIKTDLAMDAISVKEPQVYKHWSL, from the coding sequence ATGAATGGACAGTTAGGTTCTGATATGGGAGAGCAGGTAGATTCTACTGCTGCTACTACTCCTGCTGAAGCTGGGACGCCATCTGTGGAACCATCTATGGAACAAAGTGAACAACCTGTATCTGTTACTGCAGGAACTGCTGGCATCGGTGGCAGTGCAGCTCCAAAAGTTGTTAattatgaagaagaagcacaGAAATTGGAAGATAAAGCGTTACGTTTTCTTGCTAAACAGACTCATCCTGTCATTATACCATCATTTACGTCCTGGTTCGATATATCAGAAGTTCATGAAATTGAGAGAAGATCTTTGCCTGATTTCTTTGATGACTCTTCACGTTTCAAATCTCCAAAATCTTATAAAGatacaagaaattttatgattAATACCTATAGGTTATCACCATACGAATATTTAACAATAACAGCAGCAAGAAGAAACATTGCTATGGATATTGCATCCATCGTTAAGATACATTCGTTCCTTGAAAAATGGGGATTGATtaattatcaaattgacCCAAGATCAAAGCCGTCTTTAATTGGTCCAAGTTTTACCGGTCATTTCCAAGTTATATTAGATACTCCACAAGGTTTGAAACCGTTCATACCTAATGATTCCATTAGAGTAGATTCTACTGAACAAGATACAACACAATTGGAGCCAGGCGTGAAATCAGAATCTAAAGTGTTTCCAATCAATTTATCTCTAAGGAAAAGTTTATATGACTCGACCAATGATTTCAACGCATTACAGTCACAGAATAAAAAGAATTCAAGACAAATCCAAAAGACTTTTGTATGTCACACATGTGGTAACGATACAATGTACGTTCGTTATCATAATTTACGTGCCAGAGACGCCAATGTCTGTTCCAAATGTTTCCAAGAGGGACATTTTGGTGCTAATTTCCAAGCTTCTGACTTCATTAGATTAGAAAATAGTAATTTATCCAATAAGAAACAATGGTCAGAtcaagaattattattacttctAGAAGGTATTGAAATGTATGAAGATCAATGggaaaaaattgtagaACATGTCGGAACGAATAAATCTCTCGAAGATTGTGTAGAGAAATTCTTAACTTTAccaattgaagataaatatatcaatgaCATTGTTAAAAGTGAAGATAAGTCGATTgttaagaaagaaagtgggattgattctttgaaaacttcaatTTCACCTGTGAAAGCTGTTGAAATGACTATACAAGCATTATTAAATGGTTCCCATGAATGCGTTTTAAAGGATTCAATCCCGGAATCTGCTAAATCATCTGCAGCTAAATATATCCTACAAACTCAAAGTATAGCACAAGAATTAGTAAAATTaaccattgaaaaactaGATTCCAAACTTGAgaaattaaacaaattgGAGGAATCTTTAGAGATAGAAAAGATAAAGTATGTTACCGAGTCTGAAAAGTTGTTAACCGAcagaatttcaatgaataaaCAAATCACtgaaataaataatgaattatcAGGCTTGAATATCTCGAAGAAAATCATATTGGCATCAGAACAAGTGGATTCAGGCATCAAATTGGTTGAAAAGGATAGTATGAACGAAGAAGATGGTAATActgaattgaaacaaataaaaacCGATCTAGCAATGGATGCTATATCAGTTAAAGAACCACAAGTATATAAACACTGGTCATTGTAA
- the MEI4 gene encoding Mei4p (similar to Saccharomyces cerevisiae MEI4 (YER044C-A); ancestral locus Anc_7.210) → MHCKSRGMEEEDWIICLSVIKHRNPLLWQRTVDLYACKSIKCKLVDFEECIRKPLAPLFNVTRDIARRLNLVHEFNVSLIHKERKKLDSIAVDRIKCLRNFSSGLNKQNVTRYVLPKYDLLLFLLSTSNLKVCLTIDFESCYKYLEASQNLFLSFCCFQVHSVDDAKYVNRLLFDTLIMSFLKKSLDEKYIQDKMEQLGPFVKNKKTLFDINWKVYFTLHFQFFPNFLNLKLKMCQGAEDLNEVKELLHIVENICFLIESLLHFSHAMDKEQVKCNNLKDQRSKAYVEIFLNRSTSMPQKYINQFKSKSSTLEHIPEKRNTRHALQCLLQVLNKINWSLFEKFISSSLLNTKKIITARIYIQAALLVIGDMNLVAQFRLLKWPRWAFELQ, encoded by the exons ATGCACTGTAAGAGCCGTGGtatggaagaagaagattggATTATA TGTCTGTCAGTGATTAAACACCGCAATCCTCTCCTATGGCAAAGAACTGTTGATCTATATGCTTGCAAGTCAATCAAGTGCAAGCTCGTTGACTTCGAGGAATGTATTAGAAAACCATTGGCGCCACTTTTCAATGTAACTCGTGATATAGCTAGGCGGCTAAATCTCGTTCATGAGTTTAATGTAAGTTTGATacataaagaaagaaaaaagctAGATTCTATTGCTGTGGATAGAATCAAATGTCTCAGGAATTTCAGTAGTGGCCTCAATAAACAGAATGTAACTAGGTACGTTCTGCCGAAATATGACTTACTACTTTTCTTATTATCTACATCAAACTTGAAAGTGTGTCTGacaattgattttgaatccTGCTACAAATACCTTGAGGCCTCTCAAAActtatttctttcattttgttgCTTTCAGGTACATAGTGTAGACGATGCCAAGTATGTGAACCGTTTGTTGTTTGACACACTCATAATGAGCTTTCTCAAGAAAAGTTTAGACGAAAAATACATCCAAGACAAGATGGAACAATTGGGACCTTTCGttaaaaacaagaaaactTTATTTGACATCAATTGGAAGGTTTATTTCACACTTCATTTCCAATTCTTtcccaattttttgaatttgaaattgaaaatgtgTCAAGGAGCTGAAGATTTAAATGAGGTAAAGGAGCTCCTGCATATTGTGGAAAATATTTGCTTCCTAATTGAGAGTCTGTTGCATTTCTCACATGCTATGGATAAAGAACAGGTAAAatgtaataatttgaagGACCAGAGATCAAAAGCTTACGTCGAAATTTTCTTAAACAGATCTACTTCAATGCCGCAGAAATACATCAACCAATTCAAGTCAAAAAGTTCAACTCTGGAGCATATTCCcgaaaaaagaaacactAGGCACGCGCTACAGTGCTTATTGCAAGTTCTGAATAAGATAAATTGGTCTCTCttcgaaaaatttatatctTCAAGTTTATTGAATACTAAGAAAATAATTACGGCGAGAATTTATATCCAGGCGGCTCTTTTAGTGATAGGAGACATGAATTTAGTTGCTCAGTTTAGACTACTAAAATGGCCTCGGTGGGCATTTGaacttcaataa
- the IRR1 gene encoding cohesin subunit IRR1 (similar to Saccharomyces cerevisiae IRR1 (YIL026C); ancestral locus Anc_7.201): MSGLRRSTRAGSKSKEEQDNGTRSDDSVTEHIKEDQRATLAVTYEDDIFDSDSSSEEDNDADDDDYVDPSVSRKRKGTSQRKGGRKRKSPAKTGKKSAMSNNTSGRAHVSGSKKDQEKYLEIIKDFEPIELFNALSVSEDVSIDELLRDWLDTYQEDRDQFLAEFINLLLNCCGAVAKVEKHDVHSNDSSNETIGEIQLLFQRQKLHEFHLLISKTNKKTASYRPLYQNFVEFMSKLLEIADDLQLLYVETGNNVKENSDNEDEVNSEITMSPLILDLLTWLSSFSVSKIRCFRYVSTLTLYLFQDFLSEHIVNLDKNYLSKFTRQLNLEKKKKRPNKKTIAQFENNILEIQSNRAVIENIVDNIIKLCFIHRFKDVDESIRSESMLHLSIWIDNDPEYFMKVTFLKYFGWLLSDSSSTVRLQVLKILPDVIKKSKTESATDNSAIRQFFERFKQRILEISLKDVDLEVRLNAVNILVEISSLGYLDNAEILVISSLIFANDEIKVTSHSKNSRFLSSAAKFLARVVNEQCNDFIRNNEVDENLSKIETSSIIKIGTFIRFLSNSLLYYLQDKNEEEITPRMKIHILFQAAEFLYPYFGSQIENISLLLTDDNEFTNVFNMLSQISKENEQTMELDEEVFDTSLLLPTDDNNTIFYVTVLNGLCHGGISIKAQIVSQSVIPYLGKLLNNLPIQSSDVLSPILEIFNLFSYDDWIQVGHEKEIYSINHILAKVFMETGIDVENNYTEDIKVLTLTQTLTHLKNFKLKDIDELWINQITLLKMQFEKFLDENVMNDDEDAIEKYYNTAYSFYINKLVLLGKEYSIEFGSELLVAFLKKFIFTISRNFEMMKSESINIMNFKLPVILVTWQLQKWKNIFSTTTNSGISENNLKSFENTLKYVSVILDQLNKLLIELCDKESNVKFIDLCHLKWLLSTSVIDIAVSMRYFELQIPQENGVAWKDSMTEKFPYYLHDKSVEVLLQVFLYLESLVASKNDAITLDKFAEEDVNLNDLSNDNFFEDNEKQLLLYTIKLKGLIRLGIITNAAFVNRMSLNKDKLGDLYEKIVDDTIFEDHDANKKKEKPIHQDKLEQSPEPIDTIDINEERPISKATQDSVEPMEDSSQISSQDSNVQPLSSTQGPKGLEPIQETSQEVKETPSEVFSSMEVGPIENDSEI; the protein is encoded by the coding sequence ATGTCTGGACTTCGTCGTTCAACTAGGGCAGGCTCAAAATCAAAGGAAGAACAGGATAATGGAACAAGAAGTGATGATTCGGTGACTGAGCACATCAAGGAAGACCAAAGAGCTACATTGGCAGTAACTTACGAAGACgatatatttgattctGACTCGTCCAGTGAAGAGGATAATGACgctgatgatgatgactaTGTTGACCCCTCAGtgtcaagaaaaagaaagggCACTTCTCAGAGGAAAGGAGGTCGCAAGAGGAAAAGTCCTGCAAAGACTGGTAAGAAATCGGCCATGTCAAACAATACTAGTGGTAGAGCCCATGTATCTGGCAGCAAGAAGGATCAAGAGAAGTATTTAGAAATTATTAAAGACTTCGAACCtattgaattattcaatgcCTTATCTGTATCGGAGGATGTTTCCATTGACGAGTTGCTTAGAGATTGGCTGGACACCTACCAAGAAGATAGAGATCAGTTTCTTGCagaattcattaatttgtTACTAAATTGTTGCGGTGCTGTGGCAAAAGTAGAAAAGCATGACGTTCATAGTAATGACTCCTCGAATGAGACAATAGGTGAGATTCAATTGTTATTTCAAAGACAGAAACTTCATGAATTTCATCTATTGATCAGTAAAACGAACAAAAAGACCGCAAGCTATAGGCCACTGTACCAAAATTTTGTCGAATTTATGTCAAAATTGCTAGAGATTGCCGATGATTTACAGTTACTTTATGTTGAAACGGGTAATAatgtcaaagaaaatagcGATAATGAGGATGAAGTGAACTCAGAAATTACTATGAGTCCATTAATCTTAGATTTGTTGACCTGGTTATCATCCTTTTCTGTTTCCAAAATTAGATGTTTCAGATATGTGTCCACCTTGACACTCTACTTATTCCAAGATTTCTTATCTGAACATATTGTTAATCTAGATAAGAATTATTTATCCAAATTCACCAGGCAATTAAATctagaaaaaaagaagaaaagaccAAATAAGAAAACAATAGcccaatttgaaaataatattcttgaaattcaaaGTAATAGGGCTGTGATAGAAAATATCGTGGATAACATAATAAAACTTTGTTTTATTCATAGATTCAAAGATGTAGATGAATCGATAAGATCAGAATCAATGCTCCACTTATCTATCTGGATCGATAATGATCCCGAATATTTTATGAAAGTCaccttcttgaaatattttggttGGTTATTAAGCGATTCTTCGTCTACTGTCAGATTACAGGTACTCAAAATCTTGCCTGATGTTATCAAGAAGTCAAAAACTGAATCAGCAACGGATAATTCTGCAATTagacaattttttgaaaggttTAAGCAAAgaattttagaaatttcCCTGAAAGATGTTGACTTAGAAGTGCGATTGAATGCTGTTAATATTTTAGTTGAAATTTCCTCGCTGGGATATTTAGATAATGCCGAAATCTTGGTTATCTCTAGTTTAATATTTGccaatgatgaaattaaagtAACATCACACAGCAAAAACTCAAGATTTTTGTCATCGGCAGCAAAGTTCTTGGCGAGGGTCGTCAATGAACAAtgtaatgattttattagaaataATGAAGTCGACGAAAATTTGtccaaaattgaaacttcgtcaattatcaaaattggaaCTTTCATTCGCTTTTTAAGTAATTCGTTGTTGTACTATTTGCAAGATAaaaacgaagaagaaatcacCCCtagaatgaaaattcaCATTCTTTTCCAGGCTGCAGAGTTTTTATATCCATATTTTGGTTCacaaatagaaaatatttcactCTTATTGACagatgataatgaattcaCAAATGTATTTAACATGTTGTCACAGATttcaaaggaaaatgaacAGACAATGGAACTCGATGAAGAGGTGTTTGATACATCGTTGCTACTACCAAcagatgataataatactatATTTTATGTCACTGTCTTGAACGGTTTATGTCATGGAGGAATATCCATCAAGGCCCAAATTGTGAGTCAGTCTGTGATACCATATTTGGGTAAGctattgaataatttacCAATACAATCGAGCGACGTTTTGTCTCCcatattagaaatttttaatctttttagTTACGATGATTGGATTCAGGTTGGTCACGAAAAGGAAATATACAGCATTAATCATATTCTTGCGAAAGTTTTCATGGAAACAGGAATTGATGTGGAAAACAATTATACTGAGGACATCAAAGTATTGACTCTAACCCAAACTCTTAcccatttgaaaaatttcaaacttaaagatattgatgaaCTATGGATTAACCAGATCACTTTATTGAAGATGcaatttgagaaatttttggatgaaaatgtcatgaatgatgatgaagatgctATTGAAAAGTATTACAACACTGCCTATTCATTCTATATCAATAAGTTAGTATTATTGGGCAAGgaatattcaattgaatttggcTCAGAGCTGCTGGTTGcctttttgaagaaattcatatttacaatttcaagaaattttgagatgATGAAGTCAGAATCAATAAACATAATGAATTTCAAGTTACCGGTAATCTTGGTTACATGGCAGTTGCAGAAATGGAAGAATATTTTCTCAACAACTACTAATAGCGGAATAAGTGAGAATAACTTAAAAAGTTTTGAGAATACTTTAAAATATGTCTCAGTTATATTGGATCAGTTAAACAAGTTACTAATTGAATTGTGTGACAAAGAATCAAATgtcaaattcattgatttatGTCATTTGAAATGGTTGTTGTCCACATCGGTTATTGACATTGCTGTCTCTATGAGGTATTTTGAGCTGCAAATACCTCAAGAAAATGGAGTAGCCTGGAAGGATTCCATGACTGAAAAGTTTCCTTATTACCTTCATGACAAATCTGTGGAAGTACTTTTGCAAGTTTTCCTCTATTTAGAGAGTTTGGTTGCAAGTAAAAATGATGCAATTACCTTGGATAAATTTGCGGAAGAAGATGTTAATTTGAACGATTTATCAAACGATAATTTCTTCGAAGACAACGAAAAGCAACTGTTACTTTATACAATCAAATTGAAGGGCTTAATAAGGTTAGGAATTATTACAAATGCTGCTTTCGTCAACAGAATGTCATTGAATAAGGACAAACTGGGCGATCTTTACGAAAAGATTGTGGACGATACAATATTCGAAGACCATGATgctaataagaaaaaagagaaacCAATTCATCAAGATAAACTGGAACAGTCACCTGAGCCAATTGATACCATTGATATTAACGAAGAGCGACCAATAAGTAAGGCCACTCAGGACTCTGTCGAGCCAATGGAAGATAGTTCACAGATTTCCAGCCAAGATAGCAACGTGCAACCCTTAAGCAGTACACAAGGTCCAAAGGGGCTTGAGCCTATTCAAGAAACATCACAGGAAGTTAAAGAGACACCAAGTGAGGTTTTCTCCTCTATGGAGGTAGGACCTATTGAGAACGACTCGGAAATATAG
- the ERG28 gene encoding Erg28p (similar to Saccharomyces cerevisiae ERG28 (YER044C); ancestral locus Anc_7.207), producing the protein MISSQDFISCVQAKLQSMPNGYLPKWLLFISIVSIFNSFQTYISGLELTRQVYSRQPKETTALSARTFGTWTFVSCMIRLYGAFYLTETHIYELTFISYIIALTHFGSELVIYRTCRFDKGFMGPLIVASTSLIWMYNQKEFYTGTPFNFF; encoded by the coding sequence ATGATATCGAGTCAAGATTTTATAAGTTGTGTTCAGGCAAAGCTCCAATCCATGCCAAATGGTTATTTACCTAAATGGCTGCTCTTCATATCAATTGTGTCGATCTTCAACTCTTTCCAAACCTATATTTCCGGTTTGGAATTAACTCGTCAAGTGTATTCTAGGCAGCCAAAAGAAACAACAGCACTAAGTGCTAGAACTTTTGGGACCTGGACTTTTGTATCCTGTATGATTAGACTTTATGGTGCATTCTACTTGACTGAAACACACATTTATGAATTGACTTTTATTTCCTATATAATTGCTTTAACTCATTTCGGTTCTGAATTAGTGATTTACAGAACGTGTAGATTTGATAAGGGATTTATGGGCCCTCTGATTGTTGCTAGTACATCTTTAATTTGGATGTATAATCAAAAGGAATTTTACACGGGTACTCctttcaacttcttttgA